A single region of the Cucumis melo cultivar AY chromosome 3, USDA_Cmelo_AY_1.0, whole genome shotgun sequence genome encodes:
- the LOC103502625 gene encoding uncharacterized protein LOC103502625 isoform X4, with protein sequence MIDSKLNSGGMSSCETNLCVYQSKQSPIAQKKVALRDVQNDNRSIIYNYPETSCSLGGKLMNGSKLSGSKRSNPTCSPSSAIHQSFKGIGVNEHNVYANGEVDVKPGKKRASGEKPGNFLAVTGSNLLGIPPGLEILRSDDSNGITDEQRTERLFNLQKLLKHFDKSDQKGVIEMLHGLPPSELSNFAINLEKRSMHLSVEEGKEIQRMKALNILSNLQ encoded by the exons ATGATTGATAGCAAGTTGAATAGTGGTGGAATGAGCAGCTGCGAAACTAATTTGTGTGTGTATCAGAGTAAACAGTCACCTATTGCACAGAAAAAGGTTGCTTTAAGGGATGTGCAAAATGATAATAGGAGCATCATATATAACTATCCTGAAACTTCCTGTTCTTTGGGCGGAAAACTTATGAATGGGAGTAAGCTTTCAGGAAGTAAGAGATCCAACCCTACATGCTCACCGAGCTCTGCAATCCATCAATCCTTCAAAGGAATTGGGGTAAATGAGCACAACGTTTATGCCAACGGAGAAGTTGATGTGAAGCCTGGCAAAAAAAGAGCATCGGGAG AAAAGCCTGGTAATTTTCTGGCTGTCACTGGATCCAATCTTCTGGGAATCCCTCCTGGTTTGGAGATTCTTCGATCTGACGATTCAAATGGGATTACTGATGAGCAGAGAACAGAGCGTCTATTCAATCTACAGAAGCTCCTAAAACATTTTGACAAGTCGGATCAAAAAGGGGTCATCGAGA TGCTCCATGGTTTGCCTCCCTCTGAGCTCAGCAATTTTGCCATTAATCTGGAAAAGAGATCCATGCACCTGTCCGTAGAGGAAG GGAAAGAGATCCAACGGATGAAGGCTTTGAATATTCTGAGCAACCTTCAGTGA
- the LOC103502624 gene encoding 1,4-alpha-glucan-branching enzyme 1, chloroplastic/amyloplastic-like isoform X2, with protein MENIGILSHDPGLKPFKDHFKYRVGRYTDLLNLLDKHEGGLDEFAQGYLKFGFNREEDGIVYREWAPAAQEAQIVGDFNGWNGTNHCMEKNEFGIWSIKIYDLGGKPAISHNSRVKFRFKHGNGVWIDRIPAWIKYATVDPTKFAAPYDGVYWDPPPLERYEFKHPRPAKPNGPRVYEAHVGMSSSEPRVSSYREFADFVLPRIKENNYNTVQLMAIMEHSYYASFGYHVTNFFAVSSRSGTPEDLKYLIDKAHGLGLRVLMDVVHSHASNNVTDGLNGFDVGQSTQDSYFHTGDRGYHKLWDSRLFNYANWEVLRFLLSNIRWWLEEYQFDGFRFDGVTSMLYHHHGISMAFTGNYNEYFSEATDVDAVVYLMLANNLTHSILPDATVIAEDVSGMPGLGRPVFEGGIGFDYRLQMAIPDKWIDYLKNKSDEEWSMGEISWNLTNRRYSEKCISYAESHDQSIVGDKTIAFLLMDKEMYSGMSCLENASPVVERGIALHKMIHFITMALGGEGYLNFMGNEFGHPEWIDFPREGNGWSYDKCRRQWNLADTDHLRYKFLNAFDRAMNALDEKFSFLASSKQIVSWTGEEDKVIVFERGDLVFVFNFHPINTYDGYKVGCDLPGKYRVALDSDAGDFGGYGRVGHDIDHFTSPEGIPGVPETNFNNRPNSFKVLSPARTCVVYYKVDESKEKEKDDLVASVHEDVSARHVEEDSEGLAGREEENDIAVGKISKTEDDDIDTSKTEEDDVDSNKIEDLPVRGNRAKISD; from the exons ATGGAGAATATTGGCATCTTGAGCCATGATCCAGGCTTGAAACCCTTCAAAGATCATTTCAAGTACAGAGTAGGGAGATACACTGATCTACTAAACCTTCTAGATAAGCATGAAGGAGGTCTTGACGAATTTGCACAAG GATACCTAAAATTTGGATTTAATAGAGAAGAAGATGGCATTGTGTATCGTGAATGGGCTCCAGCTGCTCA GGAAGCACAAATTGTTGGTGACTTTAACGGATGGAATGGGACCAACCACTGTATGGAAAAGAATGAATTTGGCATTTGGAGTATAAAAATTTATGATCTAGGTGGGAAACCTGCCATTTCTCACAATTCAAGAGTTAAGTTCCGTTTCAAGCATGGAAATGGAGTATGGATTGATCGGATTCCTGCTTGGATTAAATATGCCACTGTAGATCCTACTAAATTTGCGGCACCATACGATGGTGTATATTGGGACCCACCTCCTTTGGAAAG GTATGAGTTTAAGCATCCACGCCCTGCAAAGCCCAATGGCCCACGAGTGTACGAAGCTCATGTTGGAATGAGTAGCTCAGAACCACGAGTTAGTTCATACAGAGAATTTGCTGATTTTGTTTTGCCTCGTATTAAAGAGAATAACTACAATACAGTCCAATTGATGGCTATTATGGAGCATTCGTATTATGCATCATTTGGGTATCACGTTACTAACTTTTTTGCTGTAAGCAGTAGATCTGGAACTCCTGAGGACCTAAAATATCTTATTGACAAGGCCCATGGCTTGGGTTTACGCGTGTTGATGGACGTTGTTCATAGCCATGCAAGTAACAATGTCACTGATGGCCTTAATGGCTTTGATGTTGGTCAAAGTACACAAGATTCCTATTTCCATACTGGAGATCGTGGTTACCATAAGCTGTGGGATAGTAGACTCTTCAATTATGCCAACTGGGAAGTTCTACGTTTCCTTCTATCAAACATAAGATGGTGGTTGGAGGAGTACCAATTTGATGGCTTTCGATTTGATGGTGTAACTTCAATGCTGTATCATCACCATGGAATCAGCATGGCTTTCACTGGAAATTATAATGAGTACTTTAGTGAAGCAACCGATGTTGATGCCGTTGTGTATCTGATGCTAGCAAATAATCTGACTCACAGCATTTTGCCAGATGCAACTGTAATTGCTGAAGACGTTTCAGGGATGCCTGGTCTTGGAAGACCTGTGTTTGAAGGTGGTATTGGTTTTGACTACCGCCTCCAAATGGCCATACCTGACAAATGGATTGATTACTTGAAGAACAAAAGTGATGAGGAATGGTCCATGGGGGAAATAAGTTGGAACTTGACAAATAGAAGATATTCAGAGAAGTGTATATCTTATGCTGAGAGTCATGATCAG TCAATTGTTGGAGACAAGACTATTGCATTTCTGCTGATGGATAAAGAAATGTATTCTGGCATGTCTTGTTTGGAAAATGCATCTCCCGTAGTTGAAAGAGGGATTGCGCTGCACAAG ATGATACATTTTATAACCATGGCCTTAGGTGGGGAAGGCTATCTTAATTTCATGGGAAACGAG TTCGGGCATCCTGAGTGGATTGACTTCCCACGAGAAGGTAATGGGTGGAGTTATGACAAGTGTAGACGACAATGGAATCTGGCTGACACAGACCACCTGAGATACAAG TTTTTGAATGCTTTTGACAGAGCAATGAACGCCCTTGACGAGAAGTTTTCCTTCCTTGCATCAAGTAAGCAGATTGTGAGCTGGACAGGTGAAGAAGATAAG GTGATTGTCTTTGAACGTGGAGACCTAGTGTTCGTGTTCAACTTTCATCCCATAAACACATATGACGG ATACAAAGTCGGGTGTGACTTACCTGGCAAATACAGAGTCGCACTTGATAGCGATGCTGGGGACTTTGGCGGATATGGAAGA GTAGGCCACGACATTGACCATTTCACATCCCCAGAAGGAATCCCCGGGGTGCCAGAAACAAATTTTAATAACCGACCCAATTCCTTCAAAGTTCTTTcaccagctcgaacgtgtgtg GTTTACTACAAAGTTGATGAAagcaaagaaaaagagaaagacgaTTTAGTTGCTAGTGTGCATGAGGATGTTTCTGCAAGGCATGTAGAGGAGGACAGTGAAGGGTTGGCAGGTCGCGAAGAAGAGAATGACATTGCTGTAGGCAAGATTTCAAAGACCGAAGACGATGATATTGATACGAGCAAAACtgaagaagatgatgttgaCTCAAACAAGATTGAAGATTTGCCAGTGAGAGGGAATAGAGCAAAGATATCTGATTGA
- the LOC103502626 gene encoding protein DSS1 HOMOLOG ON CHROMOSOME V-like: MATELKAASEEVKVDLFEDDDEFEEFEINEEWEVKEGKEITQQWEDDWDDDDVNDDFSLQLKRELENNAEKK; encoded by the exons ATGGCAACTGAACTGAAAGCAGCTTCTGAGGAAGTGAAAGTTGACCTATTTGAGGATGATGACGAGTTTGAAGAGTTTGAGATTAATGAAG AGTGGGAAGTGAAGGAAGGCAAAGAAATCACTCAGCAATGGGAAGATGACTGGGATGATGATGATGTTAATGATGACTTCTCGTTGCAGCTGAAGAGAGAATTGGAGAACAATGCTGAGAAAAAATGA
- the LOC103502624 gene encoding 1,4-alpha-glucan-branching enzyme 1, chloroplastic/amyloplastic-like isoform X1 — protein sequence MLLSPCVLPSTAIASLSLSAKKIFISDSRNQWPSLRQQTELNFWSRMSHHRQMNPFIFPYSTYKRVHSPAISSVMTDDTSTVSSNDESMENIGILSHDPGLKPFKDHFKYRVGRYTDLLNLLDKHEGGLDEFAQGYLKFGFNREEDGIVYREWAPAAQEAQIVGDFNGWNGTNHCMEKNEFGIWSIKIYDLGGKPAISHNSRVKFRFKHGNGVWIDRIPAWIKYATVDPTKFAAPYDGVYWDPPPLERYEFKHPRPAKPNGPRVYEAHVGMSSSEPRVSSYREFADFVLPRIKENNYNTVQLMAIMEHSYYASFGYHVTNFFAVSSRSGTPEDLKYLIDKAHGLGLRVLMDVVHSHASNNVTDGLNGFDVGQSTQDSYFHTGDRGYHKLWDSRLFNYANWEVLRFLLSNIRWWLEEYQFDGFRFDGVTSMLYHHHGISMAFTGNYNEYFSEATDVDAVVYLMLANNLTHSILPDATVIAEDVSGMPGLGRPVFEGGIGFDYRLQMAIPDKWIDYLKNKSDEEWSMGEISWNLTNRRYSEKCISYAESHDQSIVGDKTIAFLLMDKEMYSGMSCLENASPVVERGIALHKMIHFITMALGGEGYLNFMGNEFGHPEWIDFPREGNGWSYDKCRRQWNLADTDHLRYKFLNAFDRAMNALDEKFSFLASSKQIVSWTGEEDKVIVFERGDLVFVFNFHPINTYDGYKVGCDLPGKYRVALDSDAGDFGGYGRVGHDIDHFTSPEGIPGVPETNFNNRPNSFKVLSPARTCVVYYKVDESKEKEKDDLVASVHEDVSARHVEEDSEGLAGREEENDIAVGKISKTEDDDIDTSKTEEDDVDSNKIEDLPVRGNRAKISD from the exons ATGCTACTTTCTCCTTGTGTTCTTCCTTCAACTGCTATTGCTTCTTTGTCACTTTCGgcaaagaaaattttcatttcg GACTCGAGAAATCAATGGCCTTCACTGAGACAACAAACTGAGCTGAATTTTTGGTCTAGGATGTCGCATCACCGACAGATGAACCCATTTATTTTTCCATATTCAACTTACAAAAGG GTTCACAGTCCTGCTATATCTTCTGTCATGACAGATGATACATCAACAGTGTCATCTAATGACGAAAGCATGGAGAATATTGGCATCTTGAGCCATGATCCAGGCTTGAAACCCTTCAAAGATCATTTCAAGTACAGAGTAGGGAGATACACTGATCTACTAAACCTTCTAGATAAGCATGAAGGAGGTCTTGACGAATTTGCACAAG GATACCTAAAATTTGGATTTAATAGAGAAGAAGATGGCATTGTGTATCGTGAATGGGCTCCAGCTGCTCA GGAAGCACAAATTGTTGGTGACTTTAACGGATGGAATGGGACCAACCACTGTATGGAAAAGAATGAATTTGGCATTTGGAGTATAAAAATTTATGATCTAGGTGGGAAACCTGCCATTTCTCACAATTCAAGAGTTAAGTTCCGTTTCAAGCATGGAAATGGAGTATGGATTGATCGGATTCCTGCTTGGATTAAATATGCCACTGTAGATCCTACTAAATTTGCGGCACCATACGATGGTGTATATTGGGACCCACCTCCTTTGGAAAG GTATGAGTTTAAGCATCCACGCCCTGCAAAGCCCAATGGCCCACGAGTGTACGAAGCTCATGTTGGAATGAGTAGCTCAGAACCACGAGTTAGTTCATACAGAGAATTTGCTGATTTTGTTTTGCCTCGTATTAAAGAGAATAACTACAATACAGTCCAATTGATGGCTATTATGGAGCATTCGTATTATGCATCATTTGGGTATCACGTTACTAACTTTTTTGCTGTAAGCAGTAGATCTGGAACTCCTGAGGACCTAAAATATCTTATTGACAAGGCCCATGGCTTGGGTTTACGCGTGTTGATGGACGTTGTTCATAGCCATGCAAGTAACAATGTCACTGATGGCCTTAATGGCTTTGATGTTGGTCAAAGTACACAAGATTCCTATTTCCATACTGGAGATCGTGGTTACCATAAGCTGTGGGATAGTAGACTCTTCAATTATGCCAACTGGGAAGTTCTACGTTTCCTTCTATCAAACATAAGATGGTGGTTGGAGGAGTACCAATTTGATGGCTTTCGATTTGATGGTGTAACTTCAATGCTGTATCATCACCATGGAATCAGCATGGCTTTCACTGGAAATTATAATGAGTACTTTAGTGAAGCAACCGATGTTGATGCCGTTGTGTATCTGATGCTAGCAAATAATCTGACTCACAGCATTTTGCCAGATGCAACTGTAATTGCTGAAGACGTTTCAGGGATGCCTGGTCTTGGAAGACCTGTGTTTGAAGGTGGTATTGGTTTTGACTACCGCCTCCAAATGGCCATACCTGACAAATGGATTGATTACTTGAAGAACAAAAGTGATGAGGAATGGTCCATGGGGGAAATAAGTTGGAACTTGACAAATAGAAGATATTCAGAGAAGTGTATATCTTATGCTGAGAGTCATGATCAG TCAATTGTTGGAGACAAGACTATTGCATTTCTGCTGATGGATAAAGAAATGTATTCTGGCATGTCTTGTTTGGAAAATGCATCTCCCGTAGTTGAAAGAGGGATTGCGCTGCACAAG ATGATACATTTTATAACCATGGCCTTAGGTGGGGAAGGCTATCTTAATTTCATGGGAAACGAG TTCGGGCATCCTGAGTGGATTGACTTCCCACGAGAAGGTAATGGGTGGAGTTATGACAAGTGTAGACGACAATGGAATCTGGCTGACACAGACCACCTGAGATACAAG TTTTTGAATGCTTTTGACAGAGCAATGAACGCCCTTGACGAGAAGTTTTCCTTCCTTGCATCAAGTAAGCAGATTGTGAGCTGGACAGGTGAAGAAGATAAG GTGATTGTCTTTGAACGTGGAGACCTAGTGTTCGTGTTCAACTTTCATCCCATAAACACATATGACGG ATACAAAGTCGGGTGTGACTTACCTGGCAAATACAGAGTCGCACTTGATAGCGATGCTGGGGACTTTGGCGGATATGGAAGA GTAGGCCACGACATTGACCATTTCACATCCCCAGAAGGAATCCCCGGGGTGCCAGAAACAAATTTTAATAACCGACCCAATTCCTTCAAAGTTCTTTcaccagctcgaacgtgtgtg GTTTACTACAAAGTTGATGAAagcaaagaaaaagagaaagacgaTTTAGTTGCTAGTGTGCATGAGGATGTTTCTGCAAGGCATGTAGAGGAGGACAGTGAAGGGTTGGCAGGTCGCGAAGAAGAGAATGACATTGCTGTAGGCAAGATTTCAAAGACCGAAGACGATGATATTGATACGAGCAAAACtgaagaagatgatgttgaCTCAAACAAGATTGAAGATTTGCCAGTGAGAGGGAATAGAGCAAAGATATCTGATTGA
- the LOC103502625 gene encoding uncharacterized protein LOC103502625 isoform X1 yields the protein MIDSKLNSGGMSSCETNLCVYQSKQSPIAQKKVALRDVQNDNRSIIYNYPETSCSLGGKLMNGSKLSGSKRSNPTCSPSSAIHQSFKGIGVNEHNVYANGEVDVKPGKKRASGGSTSCAPAFSSFLATSPMAFSPVRSSFPIFTEKPGNFLAVTGSNLLGIPPGLEILRSDDSNGITDEQRTERLFNLQKLLKHFDKSDQKGVIEIVLHGLPPSELSNFAINLEKRSMHLSVEEGKEIQRMKALNILSNLQ from the exons ATGATTGATAGCAAGTTGAATAGTGGTGGAATGAGCAGCTGCGAAACTAATTTGTGTGTGTATCAGAGTAAACAGTCACCTATTGCACAGAAAAAGGTTGCTTTAAGGGATGTGCAAAATGATAATAGGAGCATCATATATAACTATCCTGAAACTTCCTGTTCTTTGGGCGGAAAACTTATGAATGGGAGTAAGCTTTCAGGAAGTAAGAGATCCAACCCTACATGCTCACCGAGCTCTGCAATCCATCAATCCTTCAAAGGAATTGGGGTAAATGAGCACAACGTTTATGCCAACGGAGAAGTTGATGTGAAGCCTGGCAAAAAAAGAGCATCGGGAGGTAGCACATCTTGTGCACCtgcattttcttcttttcttgcaaCCTCTCCTATGGCATTTTCACCTGTTAGGTCTTCATTTCCCATTTTCACAGAAAAGCCTGGTAATTTTCTGGCTGTCACTGGATCCAATCTTCTGGGAATCCCTCCTGGTTTGGAGATTCTTCGATCTGACGATTCAAATGGGATTACTGATGAGCAGAGAACAGAGCGTCTATTCAATCTACAGAAGCTCCTAAAACATTTTGACAAGTCGGATCAAAAAGGGGTCATCGAGA TAGTGCTCCATGGTTTGCCTCCCTCTGAGCTCAGCAATTTTGCCATTAATCTGGAAAAGAGATCCATGCACCTGTCCGTAGAGGAAG GGAAAGAGATCCAACGGATGAAGGCTTTGAATATTCTGAGCAACCTTCAGTGA
- the LOC103502625 gene encoding uncharacterized protein LOC103502625 isoform X3 — MIDSKLNSGGMSSCETNLCVYQSKQSPIAQKKVALRDVQNDNRSIIYNYPETSCSLGGKLMNGSKLSGSKRSNPTCSPSSAIHQSFKGIGVNEHNVYANGEVDVKPGKKRASGEKPGNFLAVTGSNLLGIPPGLEILRSDDSNGITDEQRTERLFNLQKLLKHFDKSDQKGVIEIVLHGLPPSELSNFAINLEKRSMHLSVEEGKEIQRMKALNILSNLQ, encoded by the exons ATGATTGATAGCAAGTTGAATAGTGGTGGAATGAGCAGCTGCGAAACTAATTTGTGTGTGTATCAGAGTAAACAGTCACCTATTGCACAGAAAAAGGTTGCTTTAAGGGATGTGCAAAATGATAATAGGAGCATCATATATAACTATCCTGAAACTTCCTGTTCTTTGGGCGGAAAACTTATGAATGGGAGTAAGCTTTCAGGAAGTAAGAGATCCAACCCTACATGCTCACCGAGCTCTGCAATCCATCAATCCTTCAAAGGAATTGGGGTAAATGAGCACAACGTTTATGCCAACGGAGAAGTTGATGTGAAGCCTGGCAAAAAAAGAGCATCGGGAG AAAAGCCTGGTAATTTTCTGGCTGTCACTGGATCCAATCTTCTGGGAATCCCTCCTGGTTTGGAGATTCTTCGATCTGACGATTCAAATGGGATTACTGATGAGCAGAGAACAGAGCGTCTATTCAATCTACAGAAGCTCCTAAAACATTTTGACAAGTCGGATCAAAAAGGGGTCATCGAGA TAGTGCTCCATGGTTTGCCTCCCTCTGAGCTCAGCAATTTTGCCATTAATCTGGAAAAGAGATCCATGCACCTGTCCGTAGAGGAAG GGAAAGAGATCCAACGGATGAAGGCTTTGAATATTCTGAGCAACCTTCAGTGA
- the LOC103502623 gene encoding uncharacterized protein LOC103502623 produces the protein MSKMRSDRRPPLARSPLRLRSRRVPQSNSTTSIQTPPGSLTKSQKMIRPSDLQESELRPEYRTISCELRALASMVRMELGCIESEGNGVGDKLSVNSSSLFERGRFYDEYSARRNERLKKRKKAETVAEVKTPYNLGVTVESSKRQSSKKLVNSLRKSVSAAYSAERSETAPRYLLRSMMKENKKPPLPVNLEKSMIGGGERKMVTRRARRI, from the exons ATGTCCAAGATGAGATCTGATCGCCGGCCCCCGCTTGCCAGATCGCCCTTGCGTCTCAGATCTCGTCGTGTACCTCAATCCAATTCAACAACATCGATTCAAACGCCCCCCG GTTCTTTGACAAAATCTCAGAAAATGATCCGTCCTTCGGATCTGCAAGAATCGGAACTCCGACCTGAGTATCGGACGATATCTTGCGAATTACGAGCTCTGGCAAGCATGGTTAGGATGGAATTGGGATGTATAGAATCTGAAGGCAACGGAGTAGGCGATAAATTGAGCGTGAATTCGAGTTCTCTGTTTGAGCGAGGGAGGTTTTACGACGAGTACTCCGCCAGGAGGAACGAGAGGCttaagaagagaaagaaagcaGAAACCGTGGCGGAGGTAAAGACTCCGTACAACCTCGGTGTGACGGTAGAATCTTCGAAACGGCAGAGTTCTAAGAAGCTTGTGAATAGCTTGAGGAAATCGGTTTCTGCAGCATATTCTGCGGAGCGGAGCGAGACAGCTCCAAGGTATTTGCTGCGTAGCATGATGAAGGAGAATAAGAAGCCTCCATTGCCGGTGAATTTAGAGAAATCAATGATTGGTGGAGGTGAAAGGAAAATGGTCACTCGAAGAGCCCGAAGAATCTGA
- the LOC103502625 gene encoding uncharacterized protein LOC103502625 isoform X2, translated as MIDSKLNSGGMSSCETNLCVYQSKQSPIAQKKVALRDVQNDNRSIIYNYPETSCSLGGKLMNGSKLSGSKRSNPTCSPSSAIHQSFKGIGVNEHNVYANGEVDVKPGKKRASGGSTSCAPAFSSFLATSPMAFSPVRSSFPIFTEKPGNFLAVTGSNLLGIPPGLEILRSDDSNGITDEQRTERLFNLQKLLKHFDKSDQKGVIEMLHGLPPSELSNFAINLEKRSMHLSVEEGKEIQRMKALNILSNLQ; from the exons ATGATTGATAGCAAGTTGAATAGTGGTGGAATGAGCAGCTGCGAAACTAATTTGTGTGTGTATCAGAGTAAACAGTCACCTATTGCACAGAAAAAGGTTGCTTTAAGGGATGTGCAAAATGATAATAGGAGCATCATATATAACTATCCTGAAACTTCCTGTTCTTTGGGCGGAAAACTTATGAATGGGAGTAAGCTTTCAGGAAGTAAGAGATCCAACCCTACATGCTCACCGAGCTCTGCAATCCATCAATCCTTCAAAGGAATTGGGGTAAATGAGCACAACGTTTATGCCAACGGAGAAGTTGATGTGAAGCCTGGCAAAAAAAGAGCATCGGGAGGTAGCACATCTTGTGCACCtgcattttcttcttttcttgcaaCCTCTCCTATGGCATTTTCACCTGTTAGGTCTTCATTTCCCATTTTCACAGAAAAGCCTGGTAATTTTCTGGCTGTCACTGGATCCAATCTTCTGGGAATCCCTCCTGGTTTGGAGATTCTTCGATCTGACGATTCAAATGGGATTACTGATGAGCAGAGAACAGAGCGTCTATTCAATCTACAGAAGCTCCTAAAACATTTTGACAAGTCGGATCAAAAAGGGGTCATCGAGA TGCTCCATGGTTTGCCTCCCTCTGAGCTCAGCAATTTTGCCATTAATCTGGAAAAGAGATCCATGCACCTGTCCGTAGAGGAAG GGAAAGAGATCCAACGGATGAAGGCTTTGAATATTCTGAGCAACCTTCAGTGA